The nucleotide window ATCAGGCTGTCGTCCTCGACTTTGTTCCCGCTCGTGCCGCTTCTCGCTGTTCGGGAAGCTGATTGCGGTGCGCATCTTGTGTAGGGCGTCAGTCATACCCCCCAGGCTAGGCTGCTCCGTCACCTGGCCCTGGCTGCAATTGCCGAGATCACGAGTGGGGCTTCCGTTGGCTGCGACGTTGTGCCTAATGGTGACATATCCTGTGTGAACCTGTGCAAGGCTGGTGACATCTCTGGGGTTATGAGGTGCATCCCAGGCTCTGCGACTACTACTTTCTACTGATCTGCTGACGGGCGTTTCTCCGGCGCATCAGGTGACCTCTCCGTTGGCCGCCCCTGCTCCGAGGCGGTGTAAGGTGGTGGTATCGCTCTCCTGAGGGACGATGACATGGTCGACATCGACCTTAACGCGAACTCAATGACTCCATGAGAAGTTGCTGATGGCGAGGGACGCGGAGCAGGGTGGATGTTCCGTCTCGCTTCCTCGCCTTTGAGTACTCTTGGCCACTTGAGATGCTTTCGATCATTACCGGAAAAGCTCGATGTAACAAAATCGGGACTTATGTGTGTTTGGGAACGCCTTCCGCGAGCTCTTTCTCCCGCATAAGCGTAAGGATAAAAAAGTTATATCTTAATAAGCTGGAGGTATAAAATTTTACCTGAATATCTCCTTGGCTAATCGATTGTCTTAAAGAAGCCATACGTATAAAAAAGGAGTCCGAAACACACATAAGTCCCGATTTTGTTACATCTGGACTTTGGGGCGAGACACGTCGGGACTTCGGGATGAGCTATACCCGGACTTTGGGGCAGGTCATGCGTCGAACGATGTTGTGACAGACGCCCTGACGTACTGCGGGTGGGCACGACGGCATAAGGTGACGAGCTGCTGCAACGCTCCGCTGCGCCCTAGGCCTCGAGCAGGTCTTCCGTGTGGCATCTCAGTACCTGGGCCAGCAGGTGGACCGAGATGGCCTGGGCATGGTTGACGTCCTTCCCGCGCTGCTCATACTGCTGTATGGCACGAAGCGAGACCCCCGAGGCCCTCCCGGGCGTCCTCGATGACTTGCTGACGGAGGTATAGCACGAGGACGACGGCAGAGTGGGTCCACTTGCTCTTGCAGGGTGATAACCTGCCTGTAATAGCATTGTGCCGATGGACGGCTTCGAGCGGTTTCGTCGTGAGATGGGCCTTGCACGTCGCATATGGAATGCTATAGGAGGTAGGCTATGGACTACGTGCATCACTACGACTCGCCGCTTGGCGGCATCACGATCGCGAGCGATGGCGTTGCGCTCGTGGGCCTCTGGTTTGACGGACAGAAGCACTTCCCCGACCCCCTCGTCCTGGGCGCCCTTGCCGAGGGAAGTGCCGAGAGTGACCCGCCCGTCTCTGCCCAGACGGACGCCTGGCTCGACGCGTACTTTGCCGGGAGCGACCCAGGCCCCACGCCACCCCTGGCACCTCGCGGCACGGCGTTCCGGCGTGAGGTGTGGGAGATCCTGCTCCAGATCCCCTACGGTCGGACCACGACGTACGGTGACATCGCGGCACAACTTGCGCGCCGATGCGGCCTCGGGCACTTCAGCGCGCAGGCCGTCGGGGGAGCCGTGGGGCACAATCCCATCTCGGTCATCATCCCCTGCCACCGCGTCTTGGGTTCGGACGGCAGCCTGACGGGGTATGCTGGCGGCCTTGAGCGCAAGGCTGCGCTCCTCGCCCTCGAGCGCACGGGTGGGATGCGCAGCGGAGCGCCCCTTCCTGAGCTACCTTCCCATGGCGGCGCGGGGCGGCGGGAACTGCGCGCCTCTCGCCGCCCGCGCTAGTGACGCATCCTGCTTGAGATGAGGCGGCAGGGGCTGGTGACGGTGTAGCTGCCAGCGCTTGCGGGAACAAGGCAGGATTCGGTGAAGCCAAGGTGGACGGCACCCTCCTCGCTGGATACGTCGTAC belongs to Olsenella uli DSM 7084 and includes:
- a CDS encoding methylated-DNA--[protein]-cysteine S-methyltransferase, whose protein sequence is MDYVHHYDSPLGGITIASDGVALVGLWFDGQKHFPDPLVLGALAEGSAESDPPVSAQTDAWLDAYFAGSDPGPTPPLAPRGTAFRREVWEILLQIPYGRTTTYGDIAAQLARRCGLGHFSAQAVGGAVGHNPISVIIPCHRVLGSDGSLTGYAGGLERKAALLALERTGGMRSGAPLPELPSHGGAGRRELRASRRPR